In the genome of Candidatus Bathyarchaeota archaeon, the window TTATAGAAGATGGAGGCTTCCAAGAAAAACCAGGCGGATACCAACCCATATGAATCGGGGACGGCCTGGGCTAAAAGCCCCAGGAACCCACGAAGCCCCGTGGGCGGCTACAAAGGCCCCCGCCGCACGCATTTAACGACGGCGCCGCCCACCTCCCCCACGCCCAATTCACGGGCTATCAGCTCACACTTAACCACTAGGAGGTAGGCTATTACGCCCCTTAAAAGCCCCTCGATCTCTGAGAGCTCCTCGTAGTTGGCCTGTCCCTTGCATATTATCAGATCCGATTCCTTCAACGCCGCCTCGAGCTCCCGATCCAGCTCGTGAACGCCCAGCCCGCAAGTGTTGGATCCCGTGGATACGAGCCTGTCCACCGCCTTATCCAAACCTACCTCCATGGCCTCCCGGATCGTGGCGTCGTTCAGGCATGGCCTTTCCTTCACCACGGCGGTCACCCCGCACCCCATACCCTTCAACTCCCTCATCAGGAGGATGTCGAAGACTATCTCACCGCAATTGTCGAGCAGGTAAAGGACGGAGCCTCCCCTCGAGGCGTATTCGTAGAGGAGGTCTACCTCATCCAATGCCAAGCCCTTATCCATGAACGCCCTCAGCTGAGCTCCTAGATCGCCCCTGTACATGAAGCCGCCCATCAGTACGCCGTAGTCCGCCGCGTTAGCGGCCACGCTGTACTCCACCGCGAGCCTAAACCTTCGATAAGGGGTTTCAGCCTTTGAGAGGAGCCTCTCCAAATTCCTCGCCAGCTCGAGGGCAACCCTATCATCCTCAGCCTTCAGCCTCCTGTAGGGGTCTTCGACCCGGCAAGCCCTGCTTAAAGCCTCGAAAACTAAACCGCTCAGGCGGCACGACGTGGATTCAGGGCTGATCCTCCTCCCCAGCTCCATCGAGGCCAAACGCATCAACTCCAGCCTCCTAGCCCTATCTTCGGCGACCATCGCAGCCATCCTGTAAGCGGCGGCGAGGATGCACGGGATGCACCGCGGATCAACCTTCATCCCCCATACCCCTCCTCCAACCCGGGCACAGAGACCGATGAACCCGATCCAACAGAGAAGGATAACCATATAATTTAAATCCTCATCGCCGGATGGGGGCTGAGGCGAAAGCCCCGCCAATCTCCCCGTTTTCCCCACAGTTTTTAGGGCGTTTTAGGGGTATTTTAGGGGGGAGATGGCGGTTTTCTCCTCGGCATCGAGCGGCTCGACGGCGTTAAAAGTTGGGGAAGCCTTAGGGAAACAGGCGGAACAGTTGTGGAAGCCACAAGGATGAAGGGAAATAACCTATGAAACCTTAGTATCCCCCGCACCCCCCGGGGGGGTCCATGGGGTGAGCGTTCCTGCGGAGGGGCCTTCCCATGGATTTGGAGACGTTGATCGGCCAGCCGCTTAACTTTCCCATCCCCGATCAGGCGACGTCAAGCCTCCATCCCTTCGGGAAGTAAGGAAGTTTCCAAATAGGGGCGATTTTCCGTTACGTGACTCCAGTTTTGTATACATGAAAATCAGGAGGTTCAGCCGAAAAATTCACCTAGGAGCGATCCAGAAACAGAGTATTTAAAATATATTTATATGTTGGGTTATTATATTACCCATATAGGTAATAAATTATGGGCAAAGTGATAGTTGAGAAGAGGGGGAGAATAACAATACCTTCCCAGATCAGGGCGATGCTGGGCATAAAGGAAGGCACAGAACTTGAATTATGCTTCGACAGCGGAAAGTTGATCCTAAAGCCCATATTGAGGGTTTCTGCCAAAGATTTATACGGCGTCGCTGGGGGGGAACACGTGAAAATCGAAGAAATAGAGGAAGCTTTAGGAGACGAAGGATAGGAGACGAGACTTCATGCCCGAAACCAGCTTCATAGACTCCAACATTTTCATTTACGTCATGTTCAAAGATCCATTGTACGGTGACATCGCACTTGACATATTGGAAAGGCTCGAGAGGGGAGGGGAGTTCGGCATAGTCTCAACCTTAATTCTAAGCCAAGTCTTTGCGCATTTAGCCAGGAGGAAGAAGTGGAATGCGATGGATAAATTCCTCGAGTACATCGGGGAAGTGCCGATGAGAGTAGTTGAGACGACGCTCGAGGATTTCCGAAGGGCGGGGGAGCTGGGGAGGAGGCTAAAACTAAATTGGAGGCCCTGGGATGATTTGATAATAGCTTCACAGATGAAGAGGCTTAAAGTTAAGAAGATATACTCCAACGATGCGGACTTCGACGCGATAAGCGACGTGGAGAGGATGTTTCGATAGATGAATTATTACGTGAGTTACGTGAGCCCAGTGATCATGTCATCGGATTGGTTAATTAGCCCCTGTTTCCGTCATCGATAATGGTTAAGCAGCCAAATTGCCCTTAGATAAGAGCGTTGCGGCTGGACCTTTATCAAAATATAGGATGAATAAAGTAAAGGATTTAAGGGGGGCGTGGAGCGCTCTCTTGATCTCCGGTAAGTGAAGCACCGCCCGAGTATTTGGCTGGGAGCCAACCATACATCCTAATGTCAAGGAATTATTTGAATTGATGAAGAAACACAACATCAAAGGATCACTAATTACCAATGGACTGTTCGATAGAAATTTTCTAGAGATACTTGATTCAGAAGTTATCGCTCATGTTCAAATAAGCTATAATGACTCTAATCAAAGGGGTGTTTGGGAGGAAAATTTGAAAAGATTGAAAGGGATTATGCCAAATATTTGTTTGAGGTTCAACATAGGATCGCTTGATGATTCATATGAAGATGTTTTGAATGTGGCCAAAAATATAAAATAAACGAGCTCAGCTTTTCTTTAATGGCTCCTAACCCTCATGAGAACAATGTGTATATTCCATTCAAAGACTTGTTCAAGTTTTCCAAATACATAACAGATCTGATAAACGATGCCAAAGATTCAGGAATAAAGAAATTCCATGCTGGTGTATGTCTGCCGTTGTGCATATTTGATAAAAAACTAGGAGTTTTTTAATAAGCAATGTGAAATTTTCTGGTATCTGTTCTGCCGGTGCTATGGAGATGATAATTAATCCTGATCTTTCTTCTTTCCCCTGTCCAATAATGACTTTGCTAGGATCCAAGGATAGTATTGATATTCCATTTAATAAACTTAGAGAATTGTACGGTCCTATTATAAACAGGATGAGATGACAGCTGCTGGCAAAAGAAGAATGTGAAAAATGTGTTTATTATCTAAGGAAGAGATGCCAGGGTGGCTGTTTAATCTACAAGTTTTTGAATCATAAAGAAGAAATTAACCAACTCCATAAAAAACAACTGAAAAGTATCAATAAGGATTAATAAGAATAATAAAGTTTAAATAAGTCCAAATCAAAATTAATTATTAGATAGAATGCTGCCTAAATTCAAAAAACACATCAGGGATTTCCTCGTAGGTGAAGAAGGTAAGATCTCCAAGAAGTCCGTAGTAGTTGGTTCAATAGTTCTCGGTGCAGTCGCAGCTAGCGTTGGACAGAAGGCAGCCGCCTTTACCTACACAACGAGCACTACCTCTGCTCCATGCGTAAACACTACCTCGGCAGCACCACTTCTATCACGACATCAACTACTTCTACAACTACTGCACCCTGTGTTAGTACCACTTCTGGTCCCACCACTTCTAATCCCTGTGTTAATAGTTGTGTGTTTCCTTGTGTTCATAGTCCGCCCAACCCATGTGCTGGATGTGTTAGTGCTGGCACGACCGCTGGAACTACGTCTGGTACAACTGGTCAGTCTATAACAGAAATAGAATATAGAGATGGGAAAATAATTGGAAGGCACCGTATACGATAAGCATTAAATCCTAATCTGGATATTGTGGATCGTTGTCTTTTGTCCACCAAGACAAAGATGAGGGGTCAGTTATATCTCTATAAGGATCTATACGAGATTTTCCAAAACCTCCGAATTGGAAATGTAAATGAGCATATGGTCCAGTCAGTTTCCCTGTATTGCCAGAAAGTCCTATCAT includes:
- a CDS encoding DUF89 family protein; this translates as MKVDPRCIPCILAAAYRMAAMVAEDRARRLELMRLASMELGRRISPESTSCRLSGLVFEALSRACRVEDPYRRLKAEDDRVALELARNLERLLSKAETPYRRFRLAVEYSVAANAADYGVLMGGFMYRGDLGAQLRAFMDKGLALDEVDLLYEYASRGGSVLYLLDNCGEIVFDILLMRELKGMGCGVTAVVKERPCLNDATIREAMEVGLDKAVDRLVSTGSNTCGLGVHELDRELEAALKESDLIICKGQANYEELSEIEGLLRGVIAYLLVVKCELIARELGVGEVGGAVVKCVRRGPL
- a CDS encoding AbrB/MazE/SpoVT family DNA-binding domain-containing protein gives rise to the protein MGKVIVEKRGRITIPSQIRAMLGIKEGTELELCFDSGKLILKPILRVSAKDLYGVAGGEHVKIEEIEEALGDEG
- a CDS encoding type II toxin-antitoxin system VapC family toxin, translating into MPETSFIDSNIFIYVMFKDPLYGDIALDILERLERGGEFGIVSTLILSQVFAHLARRKKWNAMDKFLEYIGEVPMRVVETTLEDFRRAGELGRRLKLNWRPWDDLIIASQMKRLKVKKIYSNDADFDAISDVERMFR